From Calorimonas adulescens:
TAAGCCCTTTGATGCTGTTTTCTGCGGCGTTTTCGGTTTTCTTGTCAACTTCATATCCGAAAAGAATAGCAATATCTCTTATAACCATAGGCTACCTCCCTTCTCTCAATTCCATCGTCTTCCCGTATTCTATGTCCAAATCCATCCTGTGCAGTGCGTAGAGCTTCAATGCCTCATCCAGCGTATAGCATGTTTCAAGTTCATACTTTGATGCCAGCCTTGCTTTTATGAGGGTATACATCCTCAGTTCAAGCTCAGTAAACTGGCTTACATCAAGCTTTCCATATTTGCTTATTTCATCTGTTTCATAAATTTCTCGACGACCGCACCAGATTGGCCGCCGAGCTTCCTGAAAAAACCTGCAAAGTTGACTCTGATAACCTCAAATGCAAGGATGAACATATTCTGCACTTCACCGCAGAAAAGTTCATTCGCCAGGTCCTCGGTGAGTCTTTGCGGTTCTTCTCCGTCTTCAAGCTCTACGGTAATGTTCTTTCCGGTTATGAGAAGTTTCTTCATTAAGCTTTCAACTTTATCCCCTGAAATAGAGTTGAAAGCCCCTGCAATCGCAGGGGCTGCATCTTCAACATCTATATCAAGGAGGCTGGTTTCTGAACCGTCCGGCTTCTTTACTCCCAAGAAGGGAGCAAGGCTTCCGAGCAGCGGTATGGCAAGAGCCGCAAGCTCGCCACTAAGATTGCTGGCCTTAAATGCAGGGAACGGAAAGATGTAAAACACATTCCCGCCTATCGTCACCTGTTTTGGTTCAAACTGTTTCATCGTTTAACCTCCTTTATCCTTCTTTCAGCTCTCCTGCGCCAGTTTCTATGGTCCACTCACGGTTATTTGTGTCCTTCCCATATACCCTGCTGGCAGGCTTTGTTACCCATGCTTCATCGCACGAGAAAAGCGTACCGCCTTTCAGGTCCTTTATAAGGACAGGGAAGGTTCCGTTTCCAGTCTTTTTGTCCAGGGTATATTTATCCTGGAGAAACTTATTGGTAGGAGAGGTCTGTAGCACAACAACTTTTATACTGTACTGGTCGTTAGGGTCAATTGCCCTGGCAATTTCTCCGTCGCATCCGGTCTTAGACATTACTCCGTCGCCCTTTGCTTCGATGGTAACAAAGCTGTCATCGGCGTACCCTGATACGGAGTGATTCCCAAAGGCAATCATTACCTGTCTGCTGCTATAAGTCTTTACAGTCCCCATTGTTCACACCTCCTTAGTAAACGAGAGAACCTTGGATATTTGCTACATGTATAGCTCCGGCCAGTCGTGCCGTGAACTTGCACCTGCTTAATATCCTCGAAGCTTTGTCTGTGTCGCTTATATTTGCTGCATTTGGAACAGTAACTGTATAACCTACAATTACATTTCCGTCTTCATCAAACTCATCTTCGGCAATGCCGCCGTTGGCCTGACCCTGCTTGAGCGATGCAAGCATCTGGTTCTGAACAAGTGAGATTCCGGCATTGGTATACGGGATTTTCGGATTGAGCACGAGCAGGTTGAAAACCCTCAACTGCATATCGTTCTTTAACCAGTCCCTGAACCTGATTACATCAATCCACTCACCTGCACACGTCTGACCGAGCTGTGTTACATTCCTTCCGGCGTAGGTCACGTAGTAATTAATTTTCTGTGCCTTAAGTTCGTTCATTTCAGTACCGCTGAGCGTGGACGGCGAGATTGTCGCCAACGTCTTCAAAGCCCAGGTTTCGGAACCTGCATCATAAGCAAGACATTTTGCAAGCCATGCCACATGAGCATATTTGTTGCTTTCCGGCGTGGATGTTGCGCCCGTAGATGTTTTGCCATAGATTCCAAAACTGCGGTACAGCGTCAAATCTACAGGATTGATGGTTGCCATCGTGGTGTATGCAAACAGCTTTTCGTTTGCTTCGACCCATGTTGCTATTGCCTGGAAGTCAGTTTCTGCTATACCGGCAGGAGCGACTGCATACCATCCAGGGTAATTAAGTGCCCTGTCAAGAGTTGTCGTTACCGGCTCCAGCGTTTCTCCGACTTTTTTCTGGACAGCAATATAGATTTTTGCAGGCTGTGGGCTTTGTGAGAATGCCGCAACTGCTGCCAAGCCGATTGGGTCTGCACTTTCTCCAGATGCTACCCATCCAGCGTCCGTAACCTCTTTAAGAGAAGTATACACTCCGACATCCGGTGGCGGTTCATATCCAGGAGCCGAAGTATTAGCTGGTCCAGGCCCCACAATGAGCATTGTATCGAAGCTTGCGCTATCTACGACAGGTGTGCGTACATCAATCTGCACATTTACTATGTCGCTAAGATTGCTCATATCATATATCCTCCTTTTCGATGATTACTTTTTCAAAGTATCCGGTTTCTTTGTTGAGGAGCACCTCTGTTCCTCCTCCACTTGGTGTTTGAGTCCATTCACCTTCCTCGGGTATGATTCCAGCATATCCCTTTGCTACTTGCATAAAATCTACATTCAGTTCCAGCATTGCTCTGTACTGATACATGGTATCGTTAAGCAATGCAGTGACATCTTGGACAGGTCCGTTTGGAGTTATAGCAATGTCGAGGCTTTCACAAAGGTCTGTTACATACTGAGAATTGATATATCTCAAAAAATCCATCAAATCATTTACTGCCGTGTTTTCCGTTGCCCCAACTTCCCCTGGTTCCATTTCCACCGGAGCTCCTTTAGTATAGAGGTTAATCTCAAGCGTCACTCTGGATGGATAATAGCCAGTAGGAACGCCGTTTATATCTTCCGCGATAGGAAATGTTGTCAACGATAATGAGCCCGTTTTAAGCGTTATTAGGGGCAATGTAGGCTTAACCATATGCTGCTCTGCCCATACTACCGTTGCCCCTTCAAAATACTGCTTTACTATCTCATACAGGTTATCCCTCAGCGTCCTTAGATTCATGAGCTACCACCATCCTGGGATGGAGGTTCTACGGCATTATCCGGTTCTGCTTCTGATACCTGCACAAACTGTGAACGGTAATGCTTTAACGGCGTATGATCCCAGAGAACGGACATCTCGCACTCATACCACTTCCCTTCAAAGAAAAGTCTGTCAGCTTGAACTCCGGTCTTCTGATTTGCTGTGGCAAACGGAAAATCGCCGAAACATTTTATCCTTTTAACGGAACGAGAACCTTCCGGAATAACCTCCAGCTCGTCGTTGCTTAAAGGCTGAACATTGAGCATTACCGGTATATCCTCATATCCCGTGGTGACATATCCTTTTCTGCCAACCTTTTGCGCTTGGTATCTTCGCATTGTGTACTGTTTCTTCCAGATGTTCATTTCCTACCTCCTTTCTCAACGATTATATAGTTTACAGATTTCCTCATGAGGCCGGTATCAATAAGAGGCTTGTCGGATTTCTTTCGTCTGATGGTAGACGGAGCATTTGGCTCAAATTCGCCATCAACGATTTTCTCCTGCACAAGCCCCTTAGAGAATACCCCGATTTGCTTAAGTATTTCTTCTGCCGTTTCACCTTTTGTCAGCCTTTGCAATTGCGCCTTGCAGAAGGAATTTATTTTGTCTGCGTTTTCGTCAACACTCTTTCTCAAAAACGGCCTCGATGGTGCATTGATAGTTCCCAGCTCATTCCACATGGCAATGTCAAGCATGTCAACTCCATCCTCAGTTATCACATCACCCTGCTGGTATCCTATCCTTACCTGTAACTTTTTGAGTTTTTCTATTTCAGCTTTGAATTTCTTCCCCTCAGCCGTCCAGCGGTCTTTTGCTTTTCCTGCCATGCTATGCCTCACCTGCCGAGACTATAGGTATTATCCTTGCCCTGCGCAATGAAAGATATTGCAGACCGTATGTTGTGAGTGTCAACTCCGCATCGTTGAGAAGGTTTGTTCCCTGGTTGACCGTATACCCAATCGAGGTTTCACCCTCCGAGTATGAGCCAACTCGAAGGGTGTCCCCGATGGTTCCGTTTGTGTTGTCGCCATAGCCTGCCATTTTCAGCTTATGTGCCGTTAATAAGGCAAGGGCTTGGTTGTAGGTATCCCCAAACCGTTTTGCGCTTACAAAAGGCGTAAAGAGTTCAATCCATTGAGTGATAACTTCATCGCTTATTGAGGAAAACTCCGGTGCCAAAAGCCTCAAGACTTCAATAGGGGTCATTTGTCACCCCTCCTTACGCCTTCTTCTGAGTCGTATTCCCCTCGGCTGCCTTTGCTTTCGCTGCATCTGCTGCTTTAGCTTTGGCTTCTTCCGCTTTAGCTTTTGCCTCTGCTTCTGCTTTCAGTTTTGCTTCGGCCTCTGCTCTCGCTTTAGCTTCTTCCGCTTCTTTAGCAGCAGCTTCTTCATCGAAAAGAGCAATATCCCCGCGCTTTTCCAAAAACTTAAGCACGGGGTTGCCGACGAAATCTTTGGGTACTATTTCAGTTGCTCCAGGCAAAACAGACAGCTCTCCGATGTTGATTATCTTAACTGAATTGTTCGTAACCTTCATGCGTCATTCTCCTTTCTTATATTCCCAGTGCAATCAACAGGGACAGAGGATAGTAGATAATCGCTCCGGCTGTTCTTGCTTCGCAGGGAACGATAACCTCAAGCCCTTGCGGCTGTAAAGGATACTGATAGAAGGGCAGTGGATTCTCGATAGTAATTTTCCTCGGGTCCTTCTTGAACAGCAATGCAACTGCCTGCGGTGCGTATGGGTTAGTATCGGTTGCATCAGACTGCAATTCGGCAGCAGGAACGATTTCTTTCAGGTATGGAGCGTTTTCAAGAACAAACCTCTTGATGGTGTAACCGGTATTGTCTATCTGCCTGGTTGAAATGTCAATGTACACGTCAGCAGGGAGAACCAATGTATCCGGCCTTTCTACGTTCTTGGTGTTCTTGGCTACCTGAGCCTGCATTCCGTTTATATCGGCGAGAATCTGAGCAGCAGTCTTGTTCTTCCACAGAGTGGAGCTTCCTTCTCCGTTTGCCGGAATGGTGTAGAACGGGATGTTGTTTCCGGCAGACAGGACGCCGATTAAGCCCGTTTCTTCGTCCCCTGCCCACGCAATCTTATTGTTCAGATAGTCAATCTGGTAACGTGTAGCTTCTGCTTTTCTTACGTCGAGGGATTTCCCCGCCATACGGCTTGCTCTCATCTCCTGTACGGAATATCCGTAGCTTGCTCCGATTGACTTAATAATAGCTGTAGTCGGTTTTCCTTTTGCGTCAGCTCTCGGTAAGTCGGTGGCATAGTTGCTGATAATCTTAGCCATACCGGTTTTATCGTAGCTGTAGTAAGTTACCGTCTCAGCTCCAGGATTAACTTCACTGGAAATTGGGAAAATCGAAAGTGCGGTGAACTCCGGATATTCTACGTCGTAAGACTGGCTCTTGATATAGTCAAGCTCACGAGCGAAGAATACGGACGCATCCTCGGCACTGTCAAATCTCATTCCCTGAACCCCGACAAGGGCAGCAGGAATAGTGGAGCTCATAAGAGCTTCATAGTCTGCTACAGAGTAACCTGTAGATGGCATTTGTGCGTTATAGCTCATATTGTTCGTCCTCCTCCTTCTTAGGCTTGAGCCTGGTTGAACAGCTCAACAGGAGCTATATCACCAGAGCCCTTGGTGCCTATAAATCTTCCTTTGACTTCAATGGTGTCGACACTCGATGTAGTAGTAAACAATCCTGCATCAGCTCCGTTGATAATCAGATAGAGTTTTCCACCATATGCAGGGGTATCTCCAGCTTTGATTCTTGCCCACGCTTTTCCATAACGGAGAATACCTACACTCTGGTTGGGCAGGATGTTTACGTCTCCTTCGATAGTCTGCTGGTTGCTGAACCCAGTCATGACTATGCCCTCGAATACTGCTGCTGTATCTGTGCTTATCGGTTTTCTTACACCGACTCCAGCGGTATCCCCCTGCACGACTCCCATTCCATATTTAAGGGAGTCAGCAGCAGCTTCATTGTTGACACGGGTGTCAATGGAATATGGCGCAATGTCTAAAAGACCACCGGCCACACCTTTTGGAGTTGCAAACCCATAACTTGTTTGTGCGCTCATTACCTATTACCTCCATTCTGTTTTCTTTCAATCATCCTGGCTCTTGCCTTCTCTGCGGCAGACATTCCGATTTCATTTCTATTCGGTCTTGCGCTATCAGCATTGAACATCTGAGAACGCTGATAATTGGTATCCTTTCTGGCATTGAGGGTTTCCTTTGCCAGGTCAAAGGCTGCGTTGATATATGCCTTTCCTTTTCCGTCGAGCCTCATTTGAGGATTAACCGCTTTGATGATGGCCTTCTTTGCATCAATGATTGGCATGTTCTCTATTCCATCGATGTTCAAGCGGTCTCCGATACGGACAAGTTCCAGTCTTGTTCTGAACAGTGCATCAGCGGCATCCATATTGAGAGAGCAGGATTGGTCTTCGGAGCTGTCCTTCTTTCCTTCTTCCGCATCCTCATCTTTGTTGCAGTCTGCTGCCTGTGCAGCCTCTCCAAAGTCTTTTTCGGCCTTGAGAGCCTCGATGATTTCAAGCAGTGTTTCGATGTCCTCATCCTGCTGGGCAATAATACCCATTGCCGCTTCCGGAGTAGCAGGGTCTCCTTCCTGGTCTCTCCTGTCACGTCTGTCCTTAACCATCTGAATGGTTTCATCTGTGGACATGGTTTTCTCGGCAGATGTTGCCGGAGCTGCGGCAGGTTCTGCATCGCTGTCTTTTGCAGGTGTTGCTTGGGATGCAGTCCCTTCATTACCTGCTTTAGCAGCATTTCTCGCTGCCCTTCTGGCCTTGAAAGCTTCAACTGCGGCAGCGAAATCTTCTGGAGTCATAGAGCCTCCGTCCTTTCTTTTTGTTTTTGTACTCATGGATTTACCTCCTTTAAGAATTGATTTAGTTTCTTGCCCGTCAATATTCAGGCGAGCTTTCTCTCCTGCTCGGGCATTTGCTACAAGTGCAAGATGGTTGATTTCGATGTCTTTTTGGATGGCATCATAAGGTTGACCGTTCCAGACACCAGGCGTTTCATCAAGAGTCAGGTTGTATCCGAGAGATAGTTCTCTAAGCCCACTCTCTTTCATCCTGTCTGTATCGTGAATGACTATTTTCACTCTTACGTTGTCTCCGTCCTGGTATCCCTTGGATAGCATTGTGCCGATGATTTCCTTATCAACATTGTTTTTATCTACGACACCTGCGTCGTGAGTTATGATGATAGGCTTGCCCTCGTAACTATCCAGGCTTTTCTGAGCAAATACATGCTCCGGTAATCTTAGCTCCCTTCTGATTGTTCCATCCGGATTTGTGTACTCAAATATCCCACACGATGTAACAATCGGGTGGTCAATGAGATACCCTTCTTCTGTGAAATACGTTTCGTCAAGCTTGATGCTGTCGAGTCTAAGTACCCTTCTTAATTGGGGGACTTTCACTATTCCTCACCCCCAGTTTCCTCTTCGCCTGTGCTTAATGCTTCTGTGAGTTCGAGCGTTAGTTTCTGGATATGCTCAAGCTCATCAAGCCTCAGTTCGTCAAACAGAGCAGCGGCACCGCCTTCGATTGCTTTTGTCGCTTCAATGTCTTCGGTATATTTGATGATTGCCTCTGCCTCTGCTATCAACTGTCTGCACAAGGCTGCTATCGCTATTGCCGACATGTCTCAATCTCCTTTCTTCCAAGATTCTCGTTTTGCAAGTCATTTCTTCACACACAGCACCTCCTATCCTTTTGCAATCGGAACATTGATTGTATCTATATCAAAGACCGGCAGCGCAACACATCTGCACTGATAATCTTCGCCTGGATGTGCTCTTCTGCCGGTCTTGGTATCAACCACCGGAGGGTCATCCCACCGAAACCTTTTGCCATTCAGCTCCCTATGCCGTTCTCTCACTCGGCTGTCACCGGAAGTGCTCCATGTATACTCATTTACTCCTGCATCGGTCTGCTGTGCTTTTGCCAACTGCCCGTGAAGCTTGGCCGTCTGGTCACGAGCTATAAGCCTTGCATGACGTTTTTCTATTCCGTAGGTACGTTGTATCTCCTTAACTATAGAATTCGTTGTCTTTCCGGCTTTAAATCCTTCCTGGACGATTTCTTTCATTCTGCCAAGGGAGTCTTTCGGTATCGTCTTGATGAGATTGACGTTATCCTCAACCCATACATTGAGAGCTTCACGGTAAAACTCGCCCATATAGTAGTCATCCATGATGTCAATTCCGAGAGTTTGTTTGACCACCTTTTTCCATTCTTTGATTGTCAGTTTCCTCGTAAGATGAGCAAGGGCTTCGAGCTTCCTGCGCAATCCGAAGGATTCGGTCTTTTGCTCAAGCTGTTTATGCATAGCATCGAACGCATCTTTTACAACGAGTCCCAGGTCCCTGATGTCGTCTTTGCGTACATTGCCTTTTTCCTGCATCAACGCATCTTTAATCATAGGCAGATATTCCTTGAGGACATCTTTCACAAGCTTCATATAAGCGTCTGTGACCCTCTGGTACTCTCTTTCTATGCTTTCGGGATAATAAGTATGGACTTTGCTTTTAAGCTTCTGGTTGCCTCGAAATTTTGGCTTTACTGCTGCCTGAACCGCCTGCTTCATTGCTATGTCATTCATTTTGTTACACCTTCCCCAACAAGAAAAGTGACCGTTAGTTAACGGTCACTTTTCTATCAGATAAATCTTTTTAATCAGCTTCTTCGTCGTCTTCGTCCCAACAATCCTCTTTAGAAAGGAACAAGTCTTTATCTGGTTTGGTTAATTTGAACTCGCTCATGTTGTATTGTCCGTTTAATTCAGGATGTTTCCTAATCCATACATCATAAATAGCTTTGGGTGCCTTAAATCTATTGTAGGCACTGGACCCTATGCTTTCAGCAAATTGCTTGAGTATGTGCAGAAACCTGTAATAGTTTAACGATGTGTACGGTCTGTTTAAAATATCTTCATTAGGGTATCGGAAATAATGGTCATTCTGTACCCATCCGCACAATTCGCACACTTCGTGCCCCTGTTCGGTTTGTTGTAGAAACATTTTCTGCGCGCCGCATAAATCGCAACATGTCCTCATGATTTTCGAATTACTCATACCCAATCAACTCCATTTCAACATATACTCCAAAATCATCACCAACACCATGTTTTTTAGGAAATGTTGCCGTGCTAAATGTAATTCCTTTGTTTATTTCTCTCCACGTTGTTCCTCCTATCCCAGGTGAGCCTTCTTTTCTCCAGTCTGATTTAGGGTCAATATCTCTTCCTGTTTGCCACCTTGGAAGTTCTATTGGTTTAGTGTTTGGTATGATATCAACCTTTGTTATTTTCATTTTAGCGTTTGGAGGAATTACGATTTCGCCCTCTGAGATGTTGGTTGTCATATAAACAGGTATATCTTTTGGCACTTTTATTTTTACTGCAACATCCCTATTCTCAAAAAAACTATGAACACCAGGTGCTGTTGATTGTAGTGCATTATTGACTATGGTCTTTCCTTGTAATGATAATGCTGCCTTCTTTGAACTTTCGCTTAAAATATTGATATTGGCTCCGGTGTAAGGATTTACTGCGTATTCTTCTTCTGAGCCAATTAAAGATGATATATAACCCTTACCAACCATCCTATATAGGTCAGTATCTTTCCCTAATGGCTTCGCTAATGTTGATATTTGATTCACCACTGCCTTCTCTTCATTTGTAAGCTCAATTCCCTGCCTAATTTTAGCATTTATAGCTTGAGCGTTTACGCTAATAGAGGTGGCAGCGTCAGCAGTAAATGCAGCATCAATCATTCTTTCCTGTTCGCTATATTCTTTAGTGGCTTCCTTTGCTTTTTGGACAAATTCGCTCGTGGTCATTTGATTTGGCCCAAACTTTTCTTTGGCAATCTCATCAGTATTTTTGTC
This genomic window contains:
- a CDS encoding DUF2184 domain-containing protein, with the protein product MSYNAQMPSTGYSVADYEALMSSTIPAALVGVQGMRFDSAEDASVFFARELDYIKSQSYDVEYPEFTALSIFPISSEVNPGAETVTYYSYDKTGMAKIISNYATDLPRADAKGKPTTAIIKSIGASYGYSVQEMRASRMAGKSLDVRKAEATRYQIDYLNNKIAWAGDEETGLIGVLSAGNNIPFYTIPANGEGSSTLWKNKTAAQILADINGMQAQVAKNTKNVERPDTLVLPADVYIDISTRQIDNTGYTIKRFVLENAPYLKEIVPAAELQSDATDTNPYAPQAVALLFKKDPRKITIENPLPFYQYPLQPQGLEVIVPCEARTAGAIIYYPLSLLIALGI
- a CDS encoding minor capsid protein produces the protein MNDIAMKQAVQAAVKPKFRGNQKLKSKVHTYYPESIEREYQRVTDAYMKLVKDVLKEYLPMIKDALMQEKGNVRKDDIRDLGLVVKDAFDAMHKQLEQKTESFGLRRKLEALAHLTRKLTIKEWKKVVKQTLGIDIMDDYYMGEFYREALNVWVEDNVNLIKTIPKDSLGRMKEIVQEGFKAGKTTNSIVKEIQRTYGIEKRHARLIARDQTAKLHGQLAKAQQTDAGVNEYTWSTSGDSRVRERHRELNGKRFRWDDPPVVDTKTGRRAHPGEDYQCRCVALPVFDIDTINVPIAKG
- a CDS encoding DUF3383 family protein, with amino-acid sequence MSNLSDIVNVQIDVRTPVVDSASFDTMLIVGPGPANTSAPGYEPPPDVGVYTSLKEVTDAGWVASGESADPIGLAAVAAFSQSPQPAKIYIAVQKKVGETLEPVTTTLDRALNYPGWYAVAPAGIAETDFQAIATWVEANEKLFAYTTMATINPVDLTLYRSFGIYGKTSTGATSTPESNKYAHVAWLAKCLAYDAGSETWALKTLATISPSTLSGTEMNELKAQKINYYVTYAGRNVTQLGQTCAGEWIDVIRFRDWLKNDMQLRVFNLLVLNPKIPYTNAGISLVQNQMLASLKQGQANGGIAEDEFDEDGNVIVGYTVTVPNAANISDTDKASRILSRCKFTARLAGAIHVANIQGSLVY
- a CDS encoding structural cement protein Gp24 — protein: MSAQTSYGFATPKGVAGGLLDIAPYSIDTRVNNEAAADSLKYGMGVVQGDTAGVGVRKPISTDTAAVFEGIVMTGFSNQQTIEGDVNILPNQSVGILRYGKAWARIKAGDTPAYGGKLYLIINGADAGLFTTTSSVDTIEVKGRFIGTKGSGDIAPVELFNQAQA
- a CDS encoding DUF4054 domain-containing protein is translated as MTPIEVLRLLAPEFSSISDEVITQWIELFTPFVSAKRFGDTYNQALALLTAHKLKMAGYGDNTNGTIGDTLRVGSYSEGETSIGYTVNQGTNLLNDAELTLTTYGLQYLSLRRARIIPIVSAGEA
- a CDS encoding phage structural protein, translating into MGTVKTYSSRQVMIAFGNHSVSGYADDSFVTIEAKGDGVMSKTGCDGEIARAIDPNDQYSIKVVVLQTSPTNKFLQDKYTLDKKTGNGTFPVLIKDLKGGTLFSCDEAWVTKPASRVYGKDTNNREWTIETGAGELKEG
- a CDS encoding DUF2213 domain-containing protein; translation: MKVPQLRRVLRLDSIKLDETYFTEEGYLIDHPIVTSCGIFEYTNPDGTIRRELRLPEHVFAQKSLDSYEGKPIIITHDAGVVDKNNVDKEIIGTMLSKGYQDGDNVRVKIVIHDTDRMKESGLRELSLGYNLTLDETPGVWNGQPYDAIQKDIEINHLALVANARAGEKARLNIDGQETKSILKGGKSMSTKTKRKDGGSMTPEDFAAAVEAFKARRAARNAAKAGNEGTASQATPAKDSDAEPAAAPATSAEKTMSTDETIQMVKDRRDRRDQEGDPATPEAAMGIIAQQDEDIETLLEIIEALKAEKDFGEAAQAADCNKDEDAEEGKKDSSEDQSCSLNMDAADALFRTRLELVRIGDRLNIDGIENMPIIDAKKAIIKAVNPQMRLDGKGKAYINAAFDLAKETLNARKDTNYQRSQMFNADSARPNRNEIGMSAAEKARARMIERKQNGGNR
- a CDS encoding phage tail assembly chaperone; protein product: MKQFEPKQVTIGGNVFYIFPFPAFKASNLSGELAALAIPLLGSLAPFLGVKKPDGSETSLLDIDVEDAAPAIAGAFNSISGDKVESLMKKLLITGKNITVELEDGEEPQRLTEDLANELFCGEVQNMFILAFEVIRVNFAGFFRKLGGQSGAVVEKFMKQMK
- a CDS encoding LIC_12616 family protein, with the protein product MNLRTLRDNLYEIVKQYFEGATVVWAEQHMVKPTLPLITLKTGSLSLTTFPIAEDINGVPTGYYPSRVTLEINLYTKGAPVEMEPGEVGATENTAVNDLMDFLRYINSQYVTDLCESLDIAITPNGPVQDVTALLNDTMYQYRAMLELNVDFMQVAKGYAGIIPEEGEWTQTPSGGGTEVLLNKETGYFEKVIIEKEDI